A segment of the Asinibacterium sp. OR53 genome:
CGTACTGGTTGTAATTGTATCCCGAACTGATGTTCACACGGAGCGACTGGCTCAGCGTAATCCCCGTCCATAAACTGGCGATGTATTCATTCTGATCGGAGATATTCTGGTAGCTGATCTGTGTTTTACCACTATCTACAAGGGTTCGGATGCTGTTGAATACATTCTTGATCCTGTTATATCCTAACGAGGCATTGATATTGAATTTGCGCTGGTTGTAACCGATGTTCAAATCGAAATTATCAATGAGCGAAGGTTGCAGGTACGGATTACCAAAGCGTATATTGTAGGGATCGCTGTAGTCGATGCTGGGGTTCAGTTCCACCATACCCGGCCTTCGGATGGTTTCCCTGAATACCAATGCCATGTTGAGTTCCCTGGTGATATCTTTCCGTAGCGTGGCGTTGGGTAACAATCTCCAATAACCGTTATTGGCATCGGATGCATTGCCTTTGATGAAATGGAAAGTGGTACCGGAATGTTCAGCCTGCACGCCTGTGATCAGGCGCCAGCGCATGGGCAACGATACAACCAACCCCGCGCGAACGGTAAGGATGTCCTGGTCGAAATAAAAATTATTACTCAGCAAATCGTTGCGGATATATTGGTTGTCGCTCTTGCGCAGGAAATCCGTATTGAGCACATTGTGAAAGCTGTTTGATGAATAAGCCACACCACTGGTTAAAAAAGTGGTGCCGGTATCATTGAGCGGCTTGTTGTAATTGAGTTTGGCATACCAGGAAGTAGTATACGTATCAAAGAACTGCGATTGGGTGGAATCGATACCCGTAGGCAGAAAATCGGGCTGCAGGAACTGCTGGTAGAAATCGCGGTTGTTCTCATTCTTGCCCAGGTTATATCCTGTGTACAATTGCAGTTTCTCTACCGGGTTCTTACCCTTCCACTGGTAAGAACCATATATGCCGTGGCTATAACCGCTTCCATCGTAATGATTAGACCTTGAGCTGGCTTTGTACACGTGCAGCAGGCTGTCGAGGTTGGTATAAAAAGTAGTGTTGCTGTTATCAGAATAATTCATGTAGCCCTGGTACACAAAACTCATGCTGTTCTGTTTATCGGGGTCGTAATCTGTCTGGAGCCGCATGTTGGGCATGGTGCTCCTGTTCACGTAAGATGATTGAGAATAAAAATAATTGACCGAATCTTTATAAATATTCTGGCGATGGCTGTACGAATTGCCCCTTGCTTCCAACCAGCCAACACCGGCATTGGCATTGACATTGAGCTGCGCGCTCCGGTAACTGAAATTCGAAGAAACACTGCTCTCTCCCCTGCTTCCCGCACTGGCGCTGAGCCTGCCGTAAATACCTACCCTGCCTTTTTTGGTAACGATGTTGATCACGCCACCCGGATAAGTAGCATATTCCGGCGGCGGGTTGACCATGATCTCCACTTTCTCGATCACATTGGCAGGGAGACTTTCCAGTAATTCGGTAAGTTGCTGCGCGTTGAGGTTCGTAGGTTTCTCATCCATCAATATCAAGGGCTCCTTGCCTCGCAACAGGATGGTACCATCGGAATTCACATTGACCAATGGCATGTTCTTCAGCAATTCAGAAGCATTGGATCCATTGCCAAGCGGACTTTCCGACACATTGTACGATATCTTGCCATCCCTGTTTTCAATGAGCGGCTTCTCTGCATACACGATCACTTCATTGAGTGATGAAGAAAGTTCGTGCATCATCATTTCACCGAGGTTGATATCGGTGCGGTCTGCACGCAATACAATGCTGTCTATTTGCAGTTTAGAAAAGCCAATGGATTGAATAGTGAGCCGATAATATCCCAATCCCAGTTTTGAAAAAGAAAAATTGCCGTCTTTATCGGCGGCCATGGCGTATTGTTTTGCCGAATCGCCCATTCTCCTGAGCTGAACGCTGGCCCGTGCAATGGACTTACCCGTTTTAGCTTCCAATACGATACCGCTGACAGTACCCTGCGCTGAAACATTCCTTATCGTTGCCCCAATAAAAAGAAAAAATATTAAAAATCTATACATGTATTCAATTCCAGCAAACAAAATAAACTATAAGCAGGTATTTATTCAAATAAAATAGCTGATCGGTTAATTTTGCTTATGAAAAATGTAAAAATGTATACTATTTACGGAATTCCGAATTGCGATACGGTAAAGAAAACCTTAAACTGGCTGGAGTTACACCAGGTCAAATATGATTTTCACGACTATAAAAAACTGGGTATCGGCAAAGAGAAATTACAGGCCTGGTGCAAGCAGGCGGGATGGGAAACGATCCTGAATAAAAAAAGTGCTACCTGGCGCGAGTTGGGTGCCGATGTGCAGGCCACCATCCAAACTGAGGCAAAAGCGATTCAGGTAATGCTGGCAAATACCAGCATCATCAAGCGTCCGGTGATAGAAAAAAACGGGAAACTGCTTGTAGTAGGGTTCAACGAAAAACAGTACGGGGAATTATTTTAATACCTTTCTCAATGTTTCCTGCAAGGCCTCTTCGCGAAGGTCGCGGGCGATGATCTTACCATCCGGATCGATCAGCATATTGGCCGGAATGCCTTGTATATTGTACATCCTGGCCACTTCGTTGTTCCAGTATTGGAGGTCACTCACATGCGTCCAGGTGAGGCCATCGGCCCTGATAGCCTGTATCCAGGATTCCTTGTTCTGGTCGAGCGATACACCCAGTACGGTAAAGTTTTTGTCTTTGAACTCATGGAAGGCTTTCACCACATTGGGGTTTTCATTCCGGCAGGGCCTGCACCAGCTTGCCCAAAAATCTACCAACACATACTTGCCTTTGAAAGAAGTGAATGAAACAGGTTTATTTGCCGTGTCTTTTTGGGTGAAGACGAGCGCTTTGGAACCTACCGCCCCTACCCTGGATAATTCAATATTTTTTTCGATCTGTTGTGCATAAGCAGTGGTTCTGGCACCTGCTTTCAACTGACCATAATTCGCTTCGATCTCGCTTATGCCGCTCATCAACGGGGCAGTAACCAACAACACAAAACCACTTACCGGGGAAGCCGGTTTGTCCTGTATAAAACGTGCCGTTGCCGCCACCACTTCATTTTTATACCGGTTGAAGAGTCCCATCAAAGAGTCGCGCCTCGACGGGTCTTTTTCTGCATCGATCTTCATGGCCGCGCCATTCAAATGGTCTTTCAACGGATTGAATCGCTGTTTGAATTCTGCGTAATCATCCTGCACCCATG
Coding sequences within it:
- a CDS encoding TonB dependent receptor — encoded protein: MYRFLIFFLFIGATIRNVSAQGTVSGIVLEAKTGKSIARASVQLRRMGDSAKQYAMAADKDGNFSFSKLGLGYYRLTIQSIGFSKLQIDSIVLRADRTDINLGEMMMHELSSSLNEVIVYAEKPLIENRDGKISYNVSESPLGNGSNASELLKNMPLVNVNSDGTILLRGKEPLILMDEKPTNLNAQQLTELLESLPANVIEKVEIMVNPPPEYATYPGGVINIVTKKGRVGIYGRLSASAGSRGESSVSSNFSYRSAQLNVNANAGVGWLEARGNSYSHRQNIYKDSVNYFYSQSSYVNRSTMPNMRLQTDYDPDKQNSMSFVYQGYMNYSDNSNTTFYTNLDSLLHVYKASSRSNHYDGSGYSHGIYGSYQWKGKNPVEKLQLYTGYNLGKNENNRDFYQQFLQPDFLPTGIDSTQSQFFDTYTTSWYAKLNYNKPLNDTGTTFLTSGVAYSSNSFHNVLNTDFLRKSDNQYIRNDLLSNNFYFDQDILTVRAGLVVSLPMRWRLITGVQAEHSGTTFHFIKGNASDANNGYWRLLPNATLRKDITRELNMALVFRETIRRPGMVELNPSIDYSDPYNIRFGNPYLQPSLIDNFDLNIGYNQRKFNINASLGYNRIKNVFNSIRTLVDSGKTQISYQNISDQNEYIASLWTGITLSQSLRVNISSGYNYNQYDARMKQLYRYNDGGSFYSGLNFSYTPDKLTVIEGSTRYSSFASPQGRSRTNMSMSFGVQRKFFNRKLIVGVAAIDPLGLLQYNGYTYAPNFIIQSQSRSNTRNFRITVSYQLNKTIIKRKLSEEKQKEALEKVQHKS
- a CDS encoding arsenate reductase, giving the protein MKNVKMYTIYGIPNCDTVKKTLNWLELHQVKYDFHDYKKLGIGKEKLQAWCKQAGWETILNKKSATWRELGADVQATIQTEAKAIQVMLANTSIIKRPVIEKNGKLLVVGFNEKQYGELF
- a CDS encoding TlpA disulfide reductase family protein produces the protein MKKIWIAILCPLVGLAQANKPEGFQISGKLEGLKEGSEVVLMNGTDGKKITSVAARQGLFTLKGKLTAPGICQITFPGKSDNIDLFMNPNDKVTVSGKATDINDATVKGSWVQDDYAEFKQRFNPLKDHLNGAAMKIDAEKDPSRRDSLMGLFNRYKNEVVAATARFIQDKPASPVSGFVLLVTAPLMSGISEIEANYGQLKAGARTTAYAQQIEKNIELSRVGAVGSKALVFTQKDTANKPVSFTSFKGKYVLVDFWASWCRPCRNENPNVVKAFHEFKDKNFTVLGVSLDQNKESWIQAIRADGLTWTHVSDLQYWNNEVARMYNIQGIPANMLIDPDGKIIARDLREEALQETLRKVLK